A region of bacterium DNA encodes the following proteins:
- a CDS encoding glycosyltransferase family 9 protein, which yields MPSQSKILVISLTRMGDIIQSIPFFRRLRLKHPDAEIHMLVESCFTDVAALVPGVDAVHAVKLEDLLPCLGAGKALDLARAVSFYRTFVDKLRNQNFTEVWNLTHTRPSMVLCNLLAGEQGRGVTLDREGLQRVNSPWLRYFFATNLARPWCQFNLVDIYANCVDGVEWTAGRDLQVDLPAASCSGTTTAAHWIAIHPGASQQAKQWPVAQYREVARRLAKHSDVEFVLIGGRSDAPLAREFEGIPRVRNLIGKTSVPQLALLLSHCRLLLSNDSGPMHIAAAVGTRVIDLTVGSALAGETAPYGEGHLVVEPDSDCFPCSPHGACPSQPCAARISAETVAALTELELGMRSSLAPDDLGGCRVYRTRFSQADGLLELERLFSRTACVRDDVNAFARPAWLSALEGRGVGAAASRFVPTDLMAAAQRAQDAAMQIEDLAAQIARAATSAHADIEAIQRWGAALTGQEELLRTALQSHGLLRSARAYTDIARASLAGGTLADQASETADIYHMLGALLRHIAGAAPTLEINNSHITYSREDAHANLA from the coding sequence ATGCCGTCGCAGAGTAAAATCCTGGTCATCAGTCTTACGCGGATGGGTGACATCATTCAGTCCATCCCTTTCTTCCGCCGCTTGCGGCTGAAGCATCCGGACGCGGAGATTCACATGCTCGTCGAGAGCTGCTTCACCGATGTCGCCGCACTCGTTCCCGGCGTCGACGCGGTGCATGCTGTGAAACTCGAAGACCTGCTGCCATGCCTTGGCGCGGGGAAAGCATTGGATTTGGCTCGTGCGGTCTCCTTTTACCGGACGTTTGTGGATAAACTCCGTAACCAGAACTTCACCGAAGTGTGGAATCTGACGCACACGCGGCCCTCTATGGTGCTCTGTAATCTCCTCGCCGGAGAGCAGGGAAGAGGCGTGACCCTGGATCGCGAAGGACTGCAGCGCGTCAATTCTCCCTGGCTGCGCTATTTTTTCGCCACCAATCTCGCCCGCCCCTGGTGCCAGTTCAATCTTGTGGACATCTACGCCAATTGCGTCGATGGAGTGGAGTGGACGGCGGGTCGCGATCTGCAGGTGGATCTTCCAGCCGCGTCATGTTCCGGCACTACCACTGCGGCGCACTGGATCGCCATTCATCCGGGCGCCTCGCAGCAGGCGAAGCAATGGCCCGTGGCGCAGTATCGCGAGGTGGCGCGCCGGTTGGCGAAACACAGCGATGTGGAGTTCGTACTGATTGGCGGCCGTTCGGATGCACCGCTTGCCCGCGAGTTCGAGGGCATCCCGCGCGTCCGGAACCTTATCGGCAAGACATCCGTGCCGCAACTGGCGTTGCTGCTTTCCCATTGCCGCCTGTTGCTCAGCAACGATTCCGGGCCGATGCACATCGCCGCCGCCGTGGGCACCCGCGTCATCGATCTCACCGTCGGCAGCGCCCTGGCCGGCGAAACCGCGCCCTACGGCGAAGGCCACCTGGTGGTCGAGCCGGATAGCGATTGTTTCCCCTGCTCGCCGCATGGCGCCTGTCCTTCGCAGCCGTGCGCCGCGCGCATCTCAGCGGAGACGGTTGCCGCGCTGACGGAACTGGAACTGGGTATGCGATCCTCGCTGGCTCCCGATGATCTCGGCGGCTGCCGCGTCTATCGCACTCGCTTCTCACAAGCGGATGGCCTGCTGGAACTCGAGCGCCTCTTCTCCCGTACGGCTTGCGTACGCGACGACGTCAACGCGTTTGCCCGTCCGGCCTGGTTGTCCGCGCTGGAAGGCCGCGGAGTGGGGGCGGCCGCGTCGCGCTTCGTACCCACGGATCTGATGGCGGCGGCGCAGCGCGCGCAGGATGCCGCCATGCAAATCGAAGATCTCGCCGCCCAGATCGCCCGTGCGGCCACGTCTGCCCATGCGGACATCGAAGCCATTCAACGCTGGGGCGCCGCCCTTACGGGACAGGAAGAGCTGCTGCGCACGGCGCTTCAGAGTCACGGATTGCTGCGCAGTGCCCGTGCTTACACCGATATTGCCCGCGCCAGCCTCGCGGGAGGCACCCTGGCCGACCAAGCCTCCGAAACCGCGGACATCTATCACATGCTGGGCGCGTTGCTGCGGCACATCGCGGGCGCGGCTCCTACCCTCGAAATCAATAATTCACACATAACGTACTCTCGTGAGGATGCTCATGCGAATCTCGCTTAA
- a CDS encoding MerR family transcriptional regulator, giving the protein MPKGHGLKAPKLFSIGQVNAITGIPKPTIRYWEKEFEGFLEPGRTTGNQRRYDEKSIADLEKINYLVKVQGYTLDGARRKLDLLQKIETSDVPPSDPLAELARAMSQYLLKKLVKE; this is encoded by the coding sequence ATGCCGAAGGGACATGGATTGAAAGCGCCGAAGCTTTTCTCGATAGGGCAGGTCAACGCCATTACCGGCATCCCGAAGCCCACCATCCGTTACTGGGAAAAGGAATTCGAAGGGTTTCTTGAGCCCGGGCGCACCACAGGGAACCAGCGGCGCTATGACGAGAAGAGCATTGCCGATCTCGAAAAGATCAACTATCTGGTCAAAGTGCAGGGATACACGCTGGATGGCGCCCGCCGCAAACTGGATCTGCTGCAGAAAATCGAAACCAGTGATGTTCCGCCGTCCGATCCGCTGGCCGAACTAGCCCGCGCCATGTCGCAGTACCTGCTGAAGAAGCTGGTCAAAGAGTAA